From a region of the Nyctibius grandis isolate bNycGra1 chromosome 12, bNycGra1.pri, whole genome shotgun sequence genome:
- the FCSK gene encoding L-fucose kinase isoform X2 yields the protein MAAEWTALLLTCQRGGCVSAFQRELEARRLRGGLGPRPPPLLLAVEDPWASLGSGGATLNALLVAAEHLSARAGCTVVTADVLREARILILHTGRDFSFDDCGRAFTCLPVEEPGAPAEALVCNLDSLLGTMTQRLCVGSPPGVWVCSTDMLLTVPSAPEIDWDGFQGVRVIAVPGSQAYARNHGVYLGDEQGLVRDIIYKGTEAQIQQCAGPDGTVPLVCGVVFFSSDAAEQLLATHVIPPLDACTYMGLDSGAPPIQLSLFFDIVLCMARGVTEEEFVKGGGDSSVRSARSVLWTALRAFPLSMACIPGASYDYLTTSASDHIRSLTLLPGSTSHLRFCRAAHSHVDPCLLEDGSSVTNCLLEGAVRLAAGSVIQHCHLQGPLEIGPGCLLSGLTAGSSPALQGCPLRDIVLQGHHVRLRDLPCRVFTLTGRLDDWQSPAEEATYLNMPWADFFHRTGVREADLWDAEMPRRSRCLLSARLFPVLHACEALGLEDVLWLLAPAAVAGERLARWRAAWRMSWQELLPCLDKAAELGARRALFFLQGQRKVRRVLLGHQDSSLLPLARSAVHEGYHEAVLGTLDEVASMAGDAGIAARALACIAEVLGCMARGEGGLRSGPAANREWASAFGRLESGDIAGGVRELATERQKWMSGPALLVRAARHYEGAEQILVRQAVMSSCQFVTVGQTELPPLGHWVQVVCPARLDLSGGWSDTPPITYEHGGAVVDVAVMVDGCRPIGARVRRIGEPELRLVTLGGTPPSEAVAELVCRELEHLQDYCQPHAPGALLKAAFICTQVVQFPSQKPLRAQLMESFGGGFEVHTWSKLPHGSGLGTSSILAGAVMASLYRAAGKAASTESLIHAVLHLEQRLTTGGGWQDQVGGLVPGIKIGRSKAQLPLRVEVEKIPVPDGFTHTLNDHLLLVYTGKTRLARNLLQDVVRNWYARLPSAVQNADALVSNAEECAQALRQGNLLLIGECLDRYWQQKKCMAPGCEPLAVRRMMDALRPYVYGQCLAGAGGGGFLYVLTKAPRQKEALHQILAKTEGLGNFSIHSIEVDTGGFSVEVVGCDPKDGAHPGEDVAV from the exons ATGGCGGCGGAGTGGACCGCGCTCCTCCTCACCTGCCAGCGCGGCGGCTGCGTCTCCGCCTTCCAGCGAG AGCTGGAGGCCCGCCGGCTGCGGGGCGGCCTGGGCCCGCGGCCCCCCCCGCTCCTCCTGGCCGTGGAGGACCCTTGGGCCAGCctgggcagcggcggggccaCCCTCAACGCCTTGCTGGTGGCCGCCGAGCACCTCAGCGCGCGGGCGGGCTGCACG gTGGTGACCGCCGATGTCCTGAGGGAAGCCCGCATCCTCATCCTGCACACG GGCCGTGACTTCTCCTTCGACGACTGTGGCCGGGCCTTCACCTGCCTGCCCGTGGAGGAGCCCGGTGCCCCGGCCGAAGCTCTGGTCTGCAACCTGGACAGCCTGCTGGGGACCATGACACAGCGG CTCTGTGTGGGCTCCCCGCCCGGCGTGTGGGTCTGCAGCACCGACATGCTCCTCACCGTGCCCTCGGCACCAG AGATCGACTGGGACGGCTTCCAGGGTGTCAGAGTGATCGCGGTGCCTGGGAGCCAGGCGTATGCCAGGAACCACGGGGTCTACCTCGGCGATGAGCAG GGGCTGGTGCGTGACATCATCTACAAAGGCACGGAGGCCCAGATCCAGCAGTGTGCGGGGCCTGACGGCACCGTCCCACTG GTCTGCGGGGtggttttcttctcctcagacGCTGCCGAGCAGCTTCTGGCCACCCATGTCATCCCTCCTCTGGACGCCTGTACCTACATGGGGCTGGACTCGGGGGCACCACCCATCCAG ctctccctctTCTTCGACATCGTGCTGTGCATGGCACGGGGGGTGACAGAGGAGGAATTCGTGAAGGGTGGCGGTGACAGCAGCGTGAGGAGCGCCCGCTCCGTGCTGTGGACAGCTCTCCGTGCCTTCCCTCTCAGCATGG CCTGCATCCCCGGGGCATCCTACGACTACCTGACCACCTCTGCGAGCGACCACATCCGCAGCCTGACGCTCCTGCCCGGCTCCACCAGCCACCTCCgcttctgcagagcagcccaTTCCCACGTGGAC CCCTGTCTCCTGGAGGACGGCTCTTCGGTCACCAACTGCCTGCTGGAAGGAGCCGTGCGGCTGGCGGCCGGCAGTGTCATCCAGCACTGTCACCTCCAG GGTCCCCTGGAGATCGGTCCTGGCTGCCTCCTCTCGGGCCTCACCGCAGGCTCCTCGCCAGCCCTGCAGGGCTGTCCTCTGCGTGACATCGTCCTGCAAGGCCACCACGTGCGGCTCCGCGACCTGCCCTGCCGCGTGTTCACGCTCACCGGCCGCCTCGACGACTGGCAG AGCCCTGCCGAAGAGGCCACCTACTTGAACATGCCCTGGGCTGACTTTTTCCATCGGACGGGCGTACG GGAAGCGGACCTTTGGGACGCTGAGATGCCGCGGAGGAGCCGCTGCCTGCTCAGCGCCCGGCTCTTCCCGGTGCTGCACGCCTGCGAGGCGCTGGGCCTGGAGGatgtgctgtggctgctggcCCCGGCGGCGGTGGCTGGCGAGCGGCTGGCACGCTGGCGGGCGGCCTGGCGCATgtcctggcaggagctgctgccctgcctggacAAGGCGGCCGAGCTGGGCGCCCGCCGGGCCCTCTTCTTCCTGCAGGGCCAGCGCAAGGTGCggcgggtgctgctggggcaccAGGACAGCAGCCTCCTGCCGCTCGCCCGCAGCGCCGTCCACGAGGGCTACCACGAGGCCGTGCTGGGCACGCTGGATGAGG ttGCCTCCATGGCTGGCGATGCTGGCATTGCGGCACGGGCGCTCGCCTGCATCGCCGAGGTCCTGGGCTGCATGGCGAGAGGGGAAGGGGGTTTGCGGAGCGGGCCTGCTGCCAACAGGGAGTGGGCCTCGGCTTTCGGGCGCCTGGAGAGTGGGGACATCGCTGGTGGTGTCCGGGAGCTGGCCACCGAGCGGCAGAAGTGGATGAGCGG gccGGCTCTGCTGGTGAGAGCGGCTCGGCATTACGAGGGGGCCGAGCAGATCCTCGTGCGGCAGGCGGTGATGTCCTCGTGCCAGTTTGTCACCGTGGGGCAGACGGAGCTGCCGCCCTTGGGGCACTGGGTGCAGGTGGTGTGTCCAGCCCGCCTGGACCTCTCTG GCGGCTGGAGCGACACCCCCCCCATCACGTATGAGCACGGGGGGGCCGTGGTGGACGTGGCGGTGATGGTGGACGGGTGCCGGCCCATCGGCGCCAGGGTGCGGCGCATCGGCGAGCCGGAGCTGCGCCTCGTCACCCTCGGTGGGACGCCCCCGAGCGAGGCGGTGGCGGAGCTGGTGTGCCGGGAGCTGGAGCACTTACAGGATTACTGCCAGCCGCACGCACCTG GAGCCTTGCTCAAAGCTGCCTTCATCTGCACCCAGGTCGTGCAGTTCCCCTCGCAGAAGCCCCTGCGGGCCCAGCTGATGGAGAGCTTCGGGGGCGGCTTTGAGGTGCACACCTGGTCCAAGCTGCCCCACGGCTCTGGCCTCG gcaccagcagcatcctggcagGAGCAGTGATGGCATCGCTGTACCGGGCGGCCGGGAAAGCTGCCAGCACCGAGTCCCTCATCCACGCCGTGCTGCACCTGGAGCAGAGGCTCACGACAG GCGGTGGTTGGCAGGACCAGGTGGGTGGGCTCGTGCCCGGCATCAAAATTGGGAGGTCAAAGGCTCAGCTGCCGCTCAGGGTGGAGGTGGAGAAGATCCCGGTGCCTGACGGTTTTACCCACACCCTCAACGATCACTTGCTGCTGGTGTACACGGGGAAGACTCGCCTGGCCCGCAACCTGCTCCAG GACGTGGTGAGGAACTGGTACGCCAGGCTGCCCTCCGCCGTGCAGAACGCCGACGCGCTGGTGAGCAACGCTGAGGAGTGTGCCCAGGCCTTGAGGCaag GTAACCTGCTGCTCATCGGCGAGTGTCTGGACCGCTACTggcagcagaagaaatgcaTGGCCCCTGGGTGTGAGCCGCTGGCCGTCAGGCGCATGATGGATGCTCTCCGGCCCTACGTCTACGGGCAGTGCTTggcgggggccggcggcgggggcttCCTTTATGTCTTAACCAAAGCCCCTCGGCAGAAAGAGGCTTTGCACCAAATCCTAGCGAAAACCGAG GGACTGGGCAACTTCAGCATCCACAGCATCGAAGTGGACACGGGCGGTTTCTCAGTTGAGGTTGTGGGATGTGATCCGAAGGATGGTGCTCACCCCGGAGAGGACGTAGCTGTGTGA
- the FCSK gene encoding L-fucose kinase isoform X5: MAAEWTALLLTCQRGGCVSAFQRELEARRLRGGLGPRPPPLLLAVEDPWASLGSGGATLNALLVAAEHLSARAGCTVVTADVLREARILILHTGRDFSFDDCGRAFTCLPVEEPGAPAEALVCNLDSLLGTMTQRLCVGSPPGVWVCSTDMLLTVPSAPEIDWDGFQGVRVIAVPGSQAYARNHGVYLGDEQGLVRDIIYKGTEAQIQQCAGPDGTVPLVCGVVFFSSDAAEQLLATHVIPPLDACTYMGLDSGAPPIQLSLFFDIVLCMARGVTEEEFVKGGGDSSVRSARSVLWTALRAFPLSMACIPGASYDYLTTSASDHIRSLTLLPGSTSHLRFCRAAHSHVDQPCLLEDGSSVTNCLLEGAVRLAAGSVIQHCHLQGPLEIGPGCLLSGLTAGSSPALQGCPLRDIVLQGHHVRLRDLPCRVFTLTGRLDDWQSPAEEATYLNMPWADFFHRTGVREADLWDAEMPRRSRCLLSARLFPVLHACEALGLEDVLWLLAPAAVAGERLARWRAAWRMSWQELLPCLDKAAELGARRALFFLQGQRKVRRVLLGHQDSSLLPLARSAVHEGYHEAVLGTLDEVASMAGDAGIAARALACIAEVLGCMARGEGGLRSGPAANREWASAFGRLESGDIAGGVRELATERQKWMSGPALLVRAARHYEGAEQILVRQAVMSSCQFVTVGQTELPPLGHWVQVVCPARLDLSGGWSDTPPITYEHGGAVVDVAVMVDGCRPIGARVRRIGEPELRLVTLGGTPPSEAVAELVCRELEHLQDYCQPHAPGALLKAAFICTQVVQFPSQKPLRAQLMESFGGGFEVHTWSKLPHGSGLGTSSILAGAVMASLYRAAGKAASTESLIHAVLHLEQRLTTGGGWQDQVGGLVPGIKIGRSKAQLPLRVEVEKIPVPDGFTHTLNDHLLLVYTGKTRLARNLLQDVVRNWYARLPSAVQNADALVSNAEECAQALRQGSACYR; the protein is encoded by the exons ATGGCGGCGGAGTGGACCGCGCTCCTCCTCACCTGCCAGCGCGGCGGCTGCGTCTCCGCCTTCCAGCGAG AGCTGGAGGCCCGCCGGCTGCGGGGCGGCCTGGGCCCGCGGCCCCCCCCGCTCCTCCTGGCCGTGGAGGACCCTTGGGCCAGCctgggcagcggcggggccaCCCTCAACGCCTTGCTGGTGGCCGCCGAGCACCTCAGCGCGCGGGCGGGCTGCACG gTGGTGACCGCCGATGTCCTGAGGGAAGCCCGCATCCTCATCCTGCACACG GGCCGTGACTTCTCCTTCGACGACTGTGGCCGGGCCTTCACCTGCCTGCCCGTGGAGGAGCCCGGTGCCCCGGCCGAAGCTCTGGTCTGCAACCTGGACAGCCTGCTGGGGACCATGACACAGCGG CTCTGTGTGGGCTCCCCGCCCGGCGTGTGGGTCTGCAGCACCGACATGCTCCTCACCGTGCCCTCGGCACCAG AGATCGACTGGGACGGCTTCCAGGGTGTCAGAGTGATCGCGGTGCCTGGGAGCCAGGCGTATGCCAGGAACCACGGGGTCTACCTCGGCGATGAGCAG GGGCTGGTGCGTGACATCATCTACAAAGGCACGGAGGCCCAGATCCAGCAGTGTGCGGGGCCTGACGGCACCGTCCCACTG GTCTGCGGGGtggttttcttctcctcagacGCTGCCGAGCAGCTTCTGGCCACCCATGTCATCCCTCCTCTGGACGCCTGTACCTACATGGGGCTGGACTCGGGGGCACCACCCATCCAG ctctccctctTCTTCGACATCGTGCTGTGCATGGCACGGGGGGTGACAGAGGAGGAATTCGTGAAGGGTGGCGGTGACAGCAGCGTGAGGAGCGCCCGCTCCGTGCTGTGGACAGCTCTCCGTGCCTTCCCTCTCAGCATGG CCTGCATCCCCGGGGCATCCTACGACTACCTGACCACCTCTGCGAGCGACCACATCCGCAGCCTGACGCTCCTGCCCGGCTCCACCAGCCACCTCCgcttctgcagagcagcccaTTCCCACGTGGAC CAGCCCTGTCTCCTGGAGGACGGCTCTTCGGTCACCAACTGCCTGCTGGAAGGAGCCGTGCGGCTGGCGGCCGGCAGTGTCATCCAGCACTGTCACCTCCAG GGTCCCCTGGAGATCGGTCCTGGCTGCCTCCTCTCGGGCCTCACCGCAGGCTCCTCGCCAGCCCTGCAGGGCTGTCCTCTGCGTGACATCGTCCTGCAAGGCCACCACGTGCGGCTCCGCGACCTGCCCTGCCGCGTGTTCACGCTCACCGGCCGCCTCGACGACTGGCAG AGCCCTGCCGAAGAGGCCACCTACTTGAACATGCCCTGGGCTGACTTTTTCCATCGGACGGGCGTACG GGAAGCGGACCTTTGGGACGCTGAGATGCCGCGGAGGAGCCGCTGCCTGCTCAGCGCCCGGCTCTTCCCGGTGCTGCACGCCTGCGAGGCGCTGGGCCTGGAGGatgtgctgtggctgctggcCCCGGCGGCGGTGGCTGGCGAGCGGCTGGCACGCTGGCGGGCGGCCTGGCGCATgtcctggcaggagctgctgccctgcctggacAAGGCGGCCGAGCTGGGCGCCCGCCGGGCCCTCTTCTTCCTGCAGGGCCAGCGCAAGGTGCggcgggtgctgctggggcaccAGGACAGCAGCCTCCTGCCGCTCGCCCGCAGCGCCGTCCACGAGGGCTACCACGAGGCCGTGCTGGGCACGCTGGATGAGG ttGCCTCCATGGCTGGCGATGCTGGCATTGCGGCACGGGCGCTCGCCTGCATCGCCGAGGTCCTGGGCTGCATGGCGAGAGGGGAAGGGGGTTTGCGGAGCGGGCCTGCTGCCAACAGGGAGTGGGCCTCGGCTTTCGGGCGCCTGGAGAGTGGGGACATCGCTGGTGGTGTCCGGGAGCTGGCCACCGAGCGGCAGAAGTGGATGAGCGG gccGGCTCTGCTGGTGAGAGCGGCTCGGCATTACGAGGGGGCCGAGCAGATCCTCGTGCGGCAGGCGGTGATGTCCTCGTGCCAGTTTGTCACCGTGGGGCAGACGGAGCTGCCGCCCTTGGGGCACTGGGTGCAGGTGGTGTGTCCAGCCCGCCTGGACCTCTCTG GCGGCTGGAGCGACACCCCCCCCATCACGTATGAGCACGGGGGGGCCGTGGTGGACGTGGCGGTGATGGTGGACGGGTGCCGGCCCATCGGCGCCAGGGTGCGGCGCATCGGCGAGCCGGAGCTGCGCCTCGTCACCCTCGGTGGGACGCCCCCGAGCGAGGCGGTGGCGGAGCTGGTGTGCCGGGAGCTGGAGCACTTACAGGATTACTGCCAGCCGCACGCACCTG GAGCCTTGCTCAAAGCTGCCTTCATCTGCACCCAGGTCGTGCAGTTCCCCTCGCAGAAGCCCCTGCGGGCCCAGCTGATGGAGAGCTTCGGGGGCGGCTTTGAGGTGCACACCTGGTCCAAGCTGCCCCACGGCTCTGGCCTCG gcaccagcagcatcctggcagGAGCAGTGATGGCATCGCTGTACCGGGCGGCCGGGAAAGCTGCCAGCACCGAGTCCCTCATCCACGCCGTGCTGCACCTGGAGCAGAGGCTCACGACAG GCGGTGGTTGGCAGGACCAGGTGGGTGGGCTCGTGCCCGGCATCAAAATTGGGAGGTCAAAGGCTCAGCTGCCGCTCAGGGTGGAGGTGGAGAAGATCCCGGTGCCTGACGGTTTTACCCACACCCTCAACGATCACTTGCTGCTGGTGTACACGGGGAAGACTCGCCTGGCCCGCAACCTGCTCCAG GACGTGGTGAGGAACTGGTACGCCAGGCTGCCCTCCGCCGTGCAGAACGCCGACGCGCTGGTGAGCAACGCTGAGGAGTGTGCCCAGGCCTTGAGGCaag GCTCGGCATGTTACCGGTAA